Proteins encoded by one window of Cuniculiplasma divulgatum:
- a CDS encoding rhodanese-like domain-containing protein, with the protein MIDAETIKNELMNPGTVLVDVDPMPYLEIGYPEGAISHPISLEPWEENLARLMGKNHNAIAVYSSFKAIGEYASRLASEYGIPVKFTFCDGLEKWSSLGLPTSRIKSIDVGTLKKEIAQFTVIDVREKEELKSGFIDGSINIPLSEVDTALFKLNLNNKYAVICAHGNRSREASKILSEYGFDTCTVSGGMSQWILKRFSTKY; encoded by the coding sequence ATGATTGATGCTGAAACAATAAAAAATGAGCTCATGAATCCTGGGACTGTACTTGTTGATGTAGACCCTATGCCATATCTTGAAATAGGCTATCCAGAAGGGGCTATAAGTCATCCCATATCACTGGAACCATGGGAGGAAAATCTAGCGCGATTAATGGGAAAAAATCATAATGCAATTGCGGTATACTCTTCATTTAAAGCAATAGGAGAGTACGCAAGCCGACTTGCCTCAGAATATGGGATTCCAGTTAAATTTACGTTTTGCGATGGACTGGAGAAGTGGTCATCACTGGGACTCCCAACCTCTAGAATTAAATCTATAGATGTAGGTACCCTTAAGAAAGAAATAGCTCAATTTACAGTTATAGATGTAAGAGAGAAGGAGGAACTGAAATCAGGTTTTATAGATGGTTCCATTAACATTCCACTAAGTGAAGTTGATACAGCTTTATTCAAGCTTAATCTAAATAATAAATACGCAGTTATCTGTGCTCACGGAAACAGGAGCAGGGAGGCTTCAAAAATACTATCAGAATATGGTTTTGATACCTGCACTGTAAGTGGAGGCATGTCCCAGTGGATTCTTAAGCGGTTTTCAACGAAGTATTAA
- a CDS encoding TA0938 family protein, translating to MRCIKTNNEKGCALCDATWGEYYREIEGENMFFCCNICADIFENMVNEVKKRTGWSHIDYIQLVGNYSKGRECEARSDKSVYKYYFRTYGDGRMMTFEDRN from the coding sequence GTGAGATGTATAAAAACAAACAATGAAAAAGGATGCGCATTATGTGATGCTACATGGGGAGAATACTACAGGGAAATCGAGGGAGAGAATATGTTCTTCTGTTGCAATATATGCGCAGATATATTTGAAAACATGGTTAATGAGGTAAAGAAAAGAACCGGTTGGAGTCATATTGATTATATTCAACTGGTTGGGAACTACAGTAAAGGTAGAGAATGCGAGGCAAGATCAGATAAAAGCGTTTACAAATATTATTTCAGGACCTATGGTGACGGCAGAATGATGACTTTTGAGGATCGAAATTAA
- a CDS encoding thiaminase II/PqqC family protein: protein MVNCPVCYNSFDKGDYKGLSEHMISEASESNYEHVSWLNRNISKDRLGGDELEKKISRFYSLESKGIKRWIIDNFVLNFRGENPHPFILGMQKYDENLLKGYAVEHHHFLKQWIKSCAYVIAKSDFDDIHDYEMENIMTEMQGFGNREPSHHELLIRMGISLGLRREEILNSTPLETTMRAIRTWEKIAEKKTWIEIMAAMHSLELVANRDLNRYGAKYPYFNPEILKDMGVKQEVKNFLREGYEADVSHSYVALDIIEKYAEKENLEDIQSAYLNSARVFGEYMEARIERGEMYKNKQ from the coding sequence ATGGTAAACTGTCCAGTATGCTACAATTCATTTGATAAGGGGGACTATAAGGGACTTTCTGAACACATGATCTCAGAGGCATCAGAAAGCAATTATGAGCACGTGTCATGGTTAAATAGAAACATTTCAAAAGATAGGTTAGGTGGTGATGAACTTGAAAAGAAGATTTCAAGATTCTATTCCCTGGAGAGTAAGGGGATAAAAAGATGGATTATAGATAACTTTGTTTTAAATTTTAGAGGGGAAAATCCACATCCATTTATCCTGGGCATGCAGAAATATGATGAGAATCTACTGAAGGGTTATGCTGTTGAGCATCATCACTTTCTAAAACAGTGGATCAAATCCTGTGCATATGTAATCGCTAAAAGTGATTTTGATGATATACATGACTATGAAATGGAAAACATTATGACAGAAATGCAGGGTTTCGGGAACAGGGAACCCTCACACCATGAACTCCTGATAAGGATGGGAATTTCTTTGGGTCTTAGAAGAGAGGAAATTTTAAATTCCACACCACTAGAAACCACAATGAGAGCCATTAGAACATGGGAAAAAATAGCAGAGAAAAAAACATGGATCGAAATCATGGCAGCAATGCACTCACTTGAACTGGTTGCAAACAGGGATCTTAACAGATACGGAGCAAAATACCCATATTTCAATCCAGAGATTTTAAAAGATATGGGAGTAAAGCAGGAAGTTAAAAATTTTCTAAGGGAAGGATATGAGGCAGATGTTTCTCATTCCTACGTTGCACTGGACATTATAGAAAAATATGCGGAGAAAGAAAATCTCGAGGATATACAGTCGGCCTACCTGAATTCAGCAAGAGTTTTTGGAGAATATATGGAGGCCAGAATAGAAAGAGGTGAGATGTATAAAAACAAACAATGA
- a CDS encoding aldo/keto reductase, with the protein MKIRNLGKTGLRVTELCLGTMTFGNQSDRKTSFQILDKAYEAGINFIDTADAYPLGKDFKDAGKTESIIGEWIKGKRDELVIASKCFMPTGPGPNDMGMSRKHIISAIDKTLERLGTDYLDLYQIHNFDPMTPIEEMMGAFDDLVHQGKIRYVGVSNWRSWQVAKANGIAEKRNFAKVVSIQPRYNLLFRMIEDDIVPMALDEGAGIISFNPLAGGMLTGRYRKGSKPESGTRFALGNNAGDLYQERYWQNATFDAVEEYLKWCREQDLDPVSTAVHWVTQQPGITSAIIGASKAEQLDGSLKSTQAEDLTQEQLKWLDHLWYMLPRRKEIR; encoded by the coding sequence ATGAAAATACGGAATCTTGGAAAAACTGGATTGAGGGTAACTGAACTCTGTCTTGGAACGATGACCTTTGGAAATCAGAGCGACAGGAAAACTTCTTTTCAGATTCTCGATAAGGCCTATGAAGCTGGGATTAATTTTATTGATACAGCGGACGCTTATCCTCTGGGAAAGGACTTTAAAGACGCAGGTAAGACCGAATCAATTATTGGTGAGTGGATAAAGGGAAAAAGAGATGAACTTGTAATAGCCTCTAAATGCTTCATGCCAACAGGTCCAGGACCTAATGACATGGGAATGAGCAGAAAGCATATAATCAGTGCGATTGACAAAACTCTTGAGCGACTGGGCACAGATTATCTTGACCTGTATCAGATTCATAATTTTGATCCCATGACTCCCATCGAAGAGATGATGGGAGCCTTTGATGATCTTGTTCATCAGGGAAAAATTAGATATGTGGGTGTCTCAAACTGGAGATCCTGGCAGGTTGCAAAGGCAAACGGTATTGCCGAAAAAAGGAATTTCGCAAAGGTGGTTAGTATTCAGCCGAGATATAATCTGTTATTCAGAATGATTGAAGACGATATAGTTCCAATGGCTCTTGATGAGGGGGCAGGGATAATAAGTTTCAACCCACTGGCTGGCGGAATGCTCACAGGACGTTACAGGAAAGGATCTAAGCCAGAGAGTGGCACAAGGTTTGCCCTTGGAAACAATGCTGGTGATTTATATCAGGAACGGTACTGGCAAAACGCTACATTTGATGCTGTGGAAGAGTACCTTAAATGGTGCAGAGAACAGGATCTGGATCCGGTTAGCACCGCTGTGCACTGGGTAACCCAACAACCCGGTATTACCTCAGCAATTATAGGGGCTAGCAAGGCTGAACAGCTGGATGGTAGCCTGAAATCTACTCAGGCGGAAGACCTAACTCAGGAGCAGTTAAAATGGCTGGATCATCTGTGGTACATGCTCCCCAGAAGGAAGGAAATCAGGTAA
- a CDS encoding DedA family protein, with amino-acid sequence MYRFLRSNLNRYYLYAETLLIVFIILSSLDIANGYFHYISIDINLKNVSFGAFEPIYKLGYLGMFIIIAFGPLPDDILVPFYGYLAFVGLFNVYATLFVSVLAMLFVSLIEYLSGRFAGRELLLKALSKIKIREKDINKADDWIATHGTFSIFISTFIPYGKVLFALGAGILKMKFSNFTISITSGYLIRFIFLIYIGYGSFRILTSLFSPLDNIYFVYLDIFSVLSFVIIYMQRGTLRREKQSAILK; translated from the coding sequence TTGTACAGGTTTCTGAGATCAAATCTGAACAGGTATTACCTCTATGCTGAAACTTTGCTAATTGTTTTCATAATTCTTAGCTCTCTGGATATTGCAAATGGATATTTCCATTATATCAGCATTGATATAAACTTAAAGAATGTGAGTTTCGGTGCATTTGAGCCTATCTATAAACTTGGTTATCTCGGTATGTTTATTATAATAGCCTTTGGTCCACTACCAGATGATATTCTTGTACCATTCTATGGATATCTTGCATTTGTTGGCCTTTTCAATGTTTATGCTACGCTTTTTGTTTCTGTTCTGGCAATGCTCTTTGTCTCCCTGATTGAATATCTCAGTGGGAGATTTGCAGGAAGGGAACTTCTACTGAAAGCGCTATCAAAGATCAAGATTAGGGAAAAAGACATCAACAAGGCAGATGACTGGATAGCGACACATGGAACATTTTCAATTTTTATTTCAACATTTATCCCTTATGGAAAGGTTCTTTTTGCCCTTGGAGCAGGAATATTAAAAATGAAATTTTCCAACTTCACAATTTCCATAACCAGTGGATATCTAATCAGATTCATATTTCTTATTTACATAGGATATGGTAGTTTCAGGATTCTTACTTCCCTATTCTCCCCATTAGACAATATTTACTTTGTTTATCTTGACATTTTTTCTGTTCTATCCTTTGTAATAATCTACATGCAGAGAGGCACTTTGAGAAGAGAAAAGCAGAGTGCTATCCTCAAATAA
- a CDS encoding MIP/aquaporin family protein: MADIIRKSLAELVGTYIFVLFGPGSVVAFIAAFNQTLNPSTLFYLAITFGLGISVGIMAVANISGGHVNPAVTIAMFFAGRFPGKYVFQYIIAQLIGAVMASATVGLLFGYNVANSVQFGATIPGIRGPWVAFAGEFIMTFFFLWTIMGVTSRTNNTAIIAIVIGIYVSIMIFMLATISGGSINPARSFGPAVLSGILLKGQYYQWIYWIAPVLGGILGALSYKFMYKERGKIHYSPDQPISS; the protein is encoded by the coding sequence ATGGCAGACATCATAAGGAAATCGTTAGCTGAACTGGTTGGTACATACATCTTCGTGCTTTTTGGGCCAGGTAGTGTCGTGGCTTTCATTGCGGCTTTCAATCAAACACTAAATCCATCTACGCTGTTCTATCTTGCAATCACATTTGGATTAGGGATTTCAGTAGGTATTATGGCAGTTGCAAATATTTCAGGAGGCCATGTAAATCCTGCAGTCACCATAGCCATGTTCTTTGCTGGACGCTTTCCAGGAAAATATGTATTTCAGTATATAATTGCTCAGTTGATAGGGGCTGTAATGGCATCTGCAACAGTCGGATTATTATTCGGCTATAACGTTGCAAACAGCGTTCAGTTTGGAGCAACAATACCGGGTATCAGAGGACCATGGGTCGCCTTTGCAGGGGAATTCATAATGACATTCTTTTTCCTGTGGACCATAATGGGAGTAACATCCAGAACTAATAATACGGCAATTATAGCAATTGTAATTGGAATATATGTTTCAATCATGATATTCATGCTGGCAACCATCAGTGGAGGTTCTATCAACCCCGCAAGATCATTTGGACCTGCAGTACTTTCAGGGATATTGTTAAAGGGCCAGTATTATCAGTGGATATACTGGATAGCACCAGTTCTGGGAGGAATACTGGGGGCTCTTTCATACAAGTTCATGTATAAAGAAAGGGGTAAAATTCACTACAGTCCGGATCAGCCTATTTCCAGCTGA
- a CDS encoding DNA-directed RNA polymerase subunit N yields the protein MIIPVRCFSCGRVIGSDYRRFEAELNQIRARNREPTPDEISAIMDKLGLERYCCRRMVLSHIELIDEIMPFS from the coding sequence ATGATAATACCTGTAAGATGTTTCAGCTGTGGAAGAGTTATAGGTTCCGATTACAGAAGGTTCGAGGCTGAATTAAACCAGATAAGGGCAAGGAACAGAGAACCAACTCCAGATGAAATTTCTGCAATAATGGACAAACTAGGGCTTGAAAGATACTGTTGCAGAAGAATGGTTCTATCGCACATTGAACTTATAGACGAAATAATGCCTTTTTCATAA
- a CDS encoding 30S ribosomal protein S9, whose amino-acid sequence MSEEIVITTGKRKTATARAYTKSGTGKFRINDYPVELYPVALLREKLMEPIALIGERSGSIDVDISVSGGGLTGQVDAARTAMAKGIVKFLKDNTVEEIYRQYDRTIMVNDIRRKLPKKPMGRGARAKRQKSYR is encoded by the coding sequence TTGAGTGAAGAAATAGTTATAACAACTGGAAAAAGAAAAACAGCTACGGCGAGGGCATATACAAAGAGTGGAACTGGAAAATTCAGGATAAATGACTATCCAGTAGAACTATACCCAGTGGCGCTGCTTAGAGAAAAACTGATGGAACCAATAGCTCTTATAGGTGAAAGGTCTGGTTCAATCGATGTCGATATTTCAGTAAGTGGAGGAGGCTTAACAGGACAGGTAGATGCTGCAAGAACAGCTATGGCTAAAGGAATTGTAAAGTTCCTGAAGGACAACACAGTTGAGGAAATATACAGACAATATGACAGAACAATAATGGTTAATGATATTAGAAGAAAACTGCCAAAGAAGCCCATGGGAAGAGGGGCCAGAGCCAAAAGACAGAAGTCTTACAGGTGA
- a CDS encoding 50S ribosomal protein L13 — MIYVDADNAVYGRLSTILAKKLLEGESVTIVNAAKVAVTGGRDAVLGKFRSRRDIGSVRKGPYYPRNPKAILKRSIGDMLPKDKAKGKEALKRCIVYDGVPPELKDKQFEKFEKAQNNRVSGFVTLTEVAKIMGKEVKVIE; from the coding sequence ATGATATACGTAGATGCGGATAACGCAGTTTATGGCAGGCTTTCAACCATTCTGGCAAAAAAGCTGCTGGAAGGAGAATCAGTTACAATAGTGAATGCAGCAAAGGTAGCTGTGACGGGGGGAAGAGATGCAGTACTGGGGAAGTTCAGGAGCAGAAGGGATATAGGAAGTGTCAGGAAGGGACCTTATTATCCAAGAAATCCAAAGGCTATTCTCAAGAGGTCCATTGGTGATATGCTTCCAAAAGATAAGGCTAAGGGAAAAGAGGCACTGAAAAGATGCATTGTATACGATGGAGTACCACCCGAACTGAAGGATAAGCAATTCGAGAAATTCGAAAAGGCTCAGAACAACAGGGTAAGCGGTTTTGTGACCCTTACAGAAGTAGCAAAAATAATGGGAAAGGAGGTAAAGGTAATTGAGTGA
- a CDS encoding 50S ribosomal protein L18e, with the protein MSIQAERKTSPKIMETVETLLKLSRENQSPLWRDIAKRLSETRQNYADLNVGKISKMCKDGDIVVVPGKVLGSGYMEKKLKISALDVSEKAMKKIKDSGSEFVFLADLAKENPEPKNLKIMR; encoded by the coding sequence ATGAGTATACAAGCAGAAAGAAAAACAAGTCCTAAAATTATGGAAACGGTTGAAACCCTTCTTAAATTGTCAAGGGAAAACCAGTCACCTTTATGGAGAGACATTGCAAAGAGGCTCTCTGAGACAAGGCAAAATTATGCAGATCTAAACGTGGGCAAGATATCTAAAATGTGCAAGGATGGAGACATAGTCGTTGTGCCAGGCAAGGTTCTTGGAAGCGGGTATATGGAGAAGAAATTAAAGATCTCAGCTCTTGATGTCAGTGAGAAAGCAATGAAGAAGATCAAGGACTCTGGGTCTGAATTTGTTTTCCTGGCTGATCTGGCAAAGGAAAATCCTGAACCCAAGAATTTAAAAATAATGAGGTAA
- a CDS encoding RNA methyltransferase: MILNRDQVSIVLVEPEVQGNIGAAARSMKNTFFKNLIVVGTSFFDDDAFARAKEASDILGSAEYYSDLKEVRENFDVLVGTSAVSSENMRDYRRIPMKPSVFWSDHYRNEKKTGIVIGREGDGLKNSELELCDFFITIPGNPDYPVYNLSHALTLILYESMLNEEVDYPEKDRASREEIEILLENINKIMGKVNFPAHKIPNTMVMFRRLISRSDMARSEFYRIMGIMRKIEIASRDMRNEKDGSS; the protein is encoded by the coding sequence ATGATACTGAACAGGGATCAGGTTTCCATCGTACTGGTGGAACCAGAGGTTCAGGGTAATATTGGCGCTGCTGCCAGATCTATGAAAAACACTTTTTTCAAAAATCTTATAGTTGTTGGAACATCATTTTTTGACGACGATGCCTTTGCAAGGGCAAAAGAAGCATCCGACATTCTTGGAAGCGCGGAATATTATTCTGATTTAAAGGAAGTAAGGGAAAACTTTGATGTTCTTGTTGGGACATCTGCAGTTTCATCCGAGAATATGAGAGATTACAGAAGAATACCAATGAAACCATCTGTATTCTGGTCAGATCATTACAGGAACGAGAAGAAGACAGGAATTGTAATTGGAAGGGAGGGGGACGGCCTGAAAAATTCTGAACTGGAGCTTTGTGACTTTTTCATTACCATACCTGGAAATCCCGATTATCCAGTTTATAATCTATCCCACGCACTTACGCTTATCCTTTATGAGTCAATGTTAAACGAGGAAGTTGACTACCCTGAGAAAGACAGAGCATCAAGGGAGGAGATTGAAATTTTGCTGGAAAATATCAATAAAATAATGGGCAAGGTTAATTTCCCCGCTCACAAGATACCTAATACAATGGTGATGTTCAGGCGTCTCATATCTAGATCAGATATGGCAAGGAGTGAATTCTATAGAATAATGGGTATAATGAGAAAAATAGAAATCGCATCAAGAGATATGAGAAACGAAAAAGATGGTTCTTCGTGA
- a CDS encoding FKBP-type peptidyl-prolyl cis-trans isomerase: MENGDFVKIKFEMRVGSDKQLVATSDEALAKENNIYDPDQKYGEGVLVVGSEDLFKEINDSLLSSKIGEEHEVEIKAENAYGMRDSKNLKVHTMSEFKRNNIDPVPGAEVRINNKRGRILSVSPGRVVVDYNHPWAGKDVFYKYSLVEKLDGKKDILKGIIDLNFSRGSDKFVIEERENDLEITVPEDMKFNIEWFDAKYRVVEATRKYLKDLVLYITEKYEPVKEEVKEDDKQEIPAKEETADKENEKNVSAQ; the protein is encoded by the coding sequence ATGGAAAATGGAGACTTTGTAAAAATTAAATTTGAAATGAGAGTCGGGTCAGATAAACAACTTGTTGCAACGAGCGATGAAGCACTAGCAAAAGAAAATAATATTTATGATCCGGATCAAAAGTATGGAGAGGGAGTTCTTGTAGTTGGATCTGAAGATTTGTTTAAGGAAATAAATGACAGTCTTCTAAGTTCAAAGATAGGAGAAGAGCATGAAGTGGAGATAAAGGCAGAGAACGCCTATGGCATGAGGGATTCAAAGAATCTAAAAGTGCATACCATGTCAGAATTCAAGAGAAATAATATAGATCCTGTGCCGGGAGCAGAAGTAAGAATAAATAACAAGAGAGGTAGGATACTTTCAGTAAGCCCCGGAAGAGTTGTTGTTGATTACAATCACCCATGGGCAGGAAAGGATGTTTTCTACAAATATTCACTGGTTGAGAAACTGGATGGGAAGAAGGACATACTTAAAGGAATAATAGATCTCAACTTCTCAAGAGGATCAGATAAGTTTGTGATCGAAGAAAGAGAAAACGATCTGGAAATCACAGTTCCAGAAGACATGAAATTCAACATAGAGTGGTTTGATGCAAAGTACAGGGTAGTAGAAGCCACAAGAAAATATCTTAAGGATCTGGTTCTTTACATAACGGAAAAGTATGAACCAGTGAAGGAAGAAGTAAAGGAAGACGATAAACAGGAAATACCAGCTAAGGAAGAAACAGCAGACAAAGAAAACGAGAAAAACGTCAGTGCACAATGA
- the pyk gene encoding pyruvate kinase: MDILKRPKTKIVATYGPACSEENIMERMIEYGVTCFRLNTAHSTKEELQNLVNFRDKMARERKMYVSIMVDLKGPELRALLNGDTLAILSGKEYTLGQQEEKADIHIAVDDVVKSLKKGDEVLFMDGKIRTTVIQEGNRICKLSSSVDGILKNNGRMNIPGRYIPMGILQERDREYLKMSVEKNVEYIALSFVQNRNEIDMVHDMIGKMGGNIHLVAKIETKQAMDNIEGIVKATDAIMVARGDLGVEMPVHEVTVSQKYIMQKAHSNGIPIIVATQMLESMVSSESPTRAEISDVTNAILDNTDALMLSEETAIGSFPLEAVKVLSDTSLYVESFYHNFEEPSEFTGSRVTFSVAKSTKILSDQINAHHIVACTRGGNTARMVSSMRPSSRILSVTPSRLVASRTNLYRGVFPYVIENFKEDISVKDVLNALVGDGMILKGERIVVTSGHPDHLFAGTAQVSVLTAGTLVARGYALGKNISGKINSGKGSIYMGNCEKISDDKFDYSFYEAFIITGNPIRSVIQKIEKAGKTCIYSTIVLNDVKDGDDVFIDSDIGFVYA; this comes from the coding sequence ATGGACATTTTAAAGAGACCAAAGACCAAGATTGTTGCTACATATGGTCCTGCATGTTCTGAAGAAAATATTATGGAACGTATGATAGAATACGGGGTGACATGTTTCAGACTCAACACAGCTCACAGTACTAAGGAGGAACTTCAGAATCTGGTAAATTTCAGGGATAAAATGGCCAGAGAAAGAAAAATGTATGTGAGTATAATGGTTGATCTAAAGGGCCCTGAATTGAGGGCTCTGCTGAACGGTGACACATTAGCAATTTTGTCAGGGAAGGAATACACTCTGGGGCAGCAGGAGGAAAAAGCTGATATCCACATAGCTGTTGACGATGTTGTTAAATCACTGAAGAAAGGTGATGAAGTTCTGTTCATGGACGGAAAGATACGAACGACTGTCATTCAGGAGGGTAATAGAATATGTAAATTGAGTTCATCTGTTGACGGCATATTGAAAAATAATGGAAGGATGAACATTCCTGGAAGGTACATTCCCATGGGTATTTTACAGGAAAGGGACAGAGAATATCTGAAAATGTCAGTGGAGAAAAACGTTGAATACATTGCGCTTTCATTCGTCCAGAATCGCAATGAAATAGACATGGTTCACGACATGATTGGGAAGATGGGCGGAAATATCCACCTTGTGGCAAAAATTGAAACAAAACAGGCCATGGATAATATTGAAGGTATAGTAAAGGCAACAGATGCCATAATGGTGGCAAGGGGTGACCTTGGTGTAGAGATGCCTGTCCATGAGGTAACAGTAAGCCAGAAGTACATAATGCAAAAAGCCCATTCAAACGGTATTCCCATAATAGTGGCAACACAGATGCTCGAAAGCATGGTTTCCAGTGAATCACCAACCAGGGCAGAAATATCAGATGTAACAAATGCCATACTTGATAATACTGACGCTCTCATGCTTTCCGAGGAGACCGCAATAGGTTCTTTCCCACTTGAAGCTGTGAAAGTGTTGAGTGACACTTCACTTTATGTGGAATCATTCTACCATAATTTTGAAGAACCAAGTGAATTCACTGGAAGCAGGGTTACCTTTTCAGTAGCAAAGTCCACGAAGATTCTTTCTGATCAGATAAATGCACATCACATTGTGGCATGCACAAGGGGTGGAAACACGGCCAGAATGGTATCATCAATGAGACCATCCTCTAGAATATTATCAGTAACACCGTCAAGATTAGTGGCATCCAGAACCAATCTCTATCGGGGTGTGTTTCCATATGTCATTGAAAACTTCAAGGAGGATATCTCTGTAAAGGATGTTCTAAATGCACTGGTAGGGGATGGAATGATCCTTAAAGGAGAAAGAATAGTTGTAACATCTGGTCACCCTGATCACCTATTTGCAGGCACTGCACAGGTCAGCGTTCTCACAGCAGGAACACTTGTTGCCAGGGGATATGCACTGGGAAAGAACATATCCGGAAAAATTAACAGCGGGAAAGGAAGTATTTACATGGGAAACTGTGAAAAAATTTCTGATGATAAATTTGATTACAGCTTTTATGAAGCCTTCATAATAACAGGCAATCCAATAAGATCAGTAATTCAAAAAATTGAAAAAGCAGGAAAAACATGCATATACAGTACAATAGTATTGAATGACGTCAAAGACGGAGATGATGTGTTCATTGATTCCGATATTGGTTTTGTCTATGCATGA
- a CDS encoding helix-turn-helix domain-containing protein, producing MTEKYPIEAVIELERDDCKITQAIMKMKGVKSVTRLKIEVDETLHLVEKDTFTDEDMKIINSLSKKVAKTGPGKLWIYGKSCSACRALALSEAVMVSSKSVDSRKILFRILVENRVSLKKLMKQLEADQLNPKIVEEPDEQRNEMSERELSVLKMCYDLGYFENDRASSLTEIAKVLGVSTSSLSETLRRAMKKTVRDYLTRKNP from the coding sequence ATGACGGAAAAATATCCAATCGAAGCAGTTATCGAGCTTGAACGGGATGACTGCAAGATTACTCAGGCAATAATGAAAATGAAGGGGGTTAAATCGGTAACAAGACTCAAGATAGAAGTCGATGAAACCCTGCATCTTGTTGAGAAGGATACATTCACCGATGAAGATATGAAAATAATCAACTCTCTTTCCAAAAAGGTTGCAAAAACTGGCCCCGGAAAGTTGTGGATATATGGAAAAAGCTGTTCTGCATGCAGGGCACTCGCCCTGAGTGAGGCGGTAATGGTTTCAAGCAAATCTGTGGATTCAAGAAAAATACTCTTCAGAATCCTAGTTGAGAACAGGGTTTCATTAAAAAAGTTAATGAAACAGCTTGAAGCAGATCAGTTAAACCCAAAAATAGTTGAAGAACCTGACGAGCAGAGAAATGAGATGTCTGAAAGAGAATTGAGTGTGCTTAAGATGTGCTATGATCTTGGCTATTTTGAGAATGACAGGGCCTCATCACTAACGGAGATTGCTAAGGTGCTGGGTGTTTCTACATCATCCCTATCAGAAACCTTGAGAAGAGCCATGAAAAAAACAGTGAGAGATTACCTCACGAGAAAAAATCCATGA
- the aroF gene encoding 3-deoxy-7-phosphoheptulonate synthase, with protein MMKEMNNVRELFPKGSLRFIAGPCAVESRDQMMETAKFLSTLGVKILRGGAFKPRTSPDSFQGLAETGLKLMRDAADKYNMLVVTEVMGNDELELVSDYADILQIGSRNCQNFSLLKDVAKQPKPVLLKRGFGNTVEEFYQASRYLSAGGNEDIILVERGIRTFENSTRFTLDISAIPVLRKKVKFPIVVDPSHPAGRREYVEPLALAAVAAGADGLMVETHPRPEEAMSDKEQQLNFREFSTLYEKAMKIKALNL; from the coding sequence ATGATGAAAGAAATGAATAATGTTAGAGAACTCTTTCCAAAGGGAAGCCTGAGATTTATTGCAGGTCCATGTGCCGTGGAAAGTAGAGACCAGATGATGGAAACGGCTAAATTCCTGTCCACACTTGGTGTTAAGATACTGCGAGGAGGGGCGTTCAAGCCCAGAACTTCTCCAGATTCATTCCAGGGACTTGCTGAAACAGGATTGAAACTCATGAGGGATGCAGCAGATAAATACAATATGCTTGTGGTCACTGAGGTAATGGGAAACGATGAACTGGAACTTGTCAGTGATTATGCAGATATACTCCAGATAGGGAGCAGAAACTGTCAGAATTTTTCTCTTTTGAAGGATGTGGCAAAACAGCCAAAACCAGTGCTTCTGAAAAGAGGATTTGGAAACACAGTTGAAGAATTTTATCAGGCTTCAAGATATCTAAGTGCTGGTGGAAATGAAGATATAATTCTCGTTGAGAGGGGAATCAGGACATTCGAGAATTCTACAAGATTCACCCTGGATATTTCAGCTATTCCAGTACTCAGGAAAAAGGTGAAATTCCCCATAGTGGTTGATCCAAGCCATCCAGCAGGAAGAAGAGAATACGTTGAGCCACTTGCCCTGGCAGCAGTAGCAGCCGGAGCAGATGGACTGATGGTTGAAACTCATCCAAGACCAGAAGAGGCAATGAGTGATAAGGAGCAGCAACTCAACTTCAGGGAATTTTCCACACTGTATGAAAAGGCAATGAAAATTAAGGCTCTGAATCTATGA